A genomic region of Gossypium hirsutum isolate 1008001.06 chromosome D01, Gossypium_hirsutum_v2.1, whole genome shotgun sequence contains the following coding sequences:
- the LOC107922243 gene encoding squamosa promoter-binding-like protein 2: MSSISPMDWNAKTPLQWDWENLMMLNATPAEIPRKLRPEEWDIDGEGGINSGPFYSSGAAGGSGGSGSDLGLASLSKSSKSASINSSSMGEVKMTKFTSEAFEAIPDDISNQNEAFRAELAGTSPTLEASVGSGEPLLSLKLGKQTYFEDVSGGSNTKNLSYSSTSGQSPAQAKRSKPNCQGIHVPRCQVEDCNFDLSSAKDYHRKHRICESHSKSPKVIVRGQERRFCQQCSKFHGLSEFDEKKRSCRRRLSDHNARRRKPQTEAFHFSGTRFSSSPNDGKQQMSFIWNKVPFLHNARPNEIFTWEGTFDSKSSQMKGYTPTKVGNVNGQPNLPGNQLLNSITMRCHDSNGFLPSKGKQSVEESRVDSNMATTQDLHRALSLLSNESWVSCEPKHGSIAYPVHVNPSTSMSQPAMNAISRGFPSALSENWQMEQQTTESQVHNSDGDNHFQEFQLLKAPYYSGFYSNQ, from the exons ATGAGTTCTATCTCTCCGATGGATTGGAATGCCAAAACGCCTTTGCAATGGGACTGGGAAAACTTGATGATGTTAAATGCAACACCCGCTGAAATTCCAAGGAAGCTCAGACCTGAAGAGTGGGATATTGATGGAGAGGGAGGAATAAACTCAGGGCCTTTCTATTCTTCTGGTGCTGCTGGAGGTAGTGGTGGTTCTGGCTCAGATTTGGGCCTTGCTTCTTTGTCTAAAAGTTCAAAATCGGCATCTATTAATTCTTCTTCTATGGGGgaggtaaaaatgaccaaatttacTTCGGAAGCCTTTGAAGCTATCCCAGATGATATTAGCAACCAGAACGAAGCTTTCAGGGCTGAGCTGGCTGGTACTTCCCCAACACTTGAGGCTTCAGTTGGCTCTGGTGAGCCATTGCTCAGTTTAAAGCTTGGTAAACAGACATACTTTGAGGATGTTTCTGGAGGAAGCAATACTAAGAATTTGTCTTATTCTTCCACTTCTGGACAATCTCCTGCCCAAGCAAAGAGATCTAAACCCAATTGTCAGGGCATACATGTTCCGCGTTGCCAAGTTGAAGACTGTAACTTTGACCTCTCCTCAGCGAAGGATTACCATCGGAAACACAGAATTTGTGAAAGTCATTCAAAGAGTCCAAAGGTCATTGTACGTGGTCAGGAACGCCGGTTCTGCCAACAGTGTAGCAA GTTCCATGGCCTGTCGGAGTTTGATGAAAAGAAGAGAAGTTGTCGCCGGCGCCTTTCTGACCACAATGCAAGACGCCGCAAACCACAGACAGAAGCATTCCACTTCAGTGGTACAAGATTTTCATCTTCACCAAATG ATGGGAAGCAACAGATGAGTTTCATCTGGAATAAAGTGCCATTTCTTCATAATGCTAGACCCAATGAAATTTTTACATGGGAAGGCACATTTGATTCCAAGTCCTCTCAAATGAAAGGTTATACACCTACAAAAGTTGGAAATGTTAATGGACAGCCAAACCTCCCTGGCAATCAGCTTTTGAATTCCATCACAATGCGATGTCATGATTCCAATGGATTCCTGCCCTCCAAGGGCAAGCAAA GTGTAGAAgaatccagagttgattcaaaCATGGCTACGACGCAAGATCTTCATCGTGCTCTCTCTCTTCTGTCAAACGAATCCTGGGTTTCTTGTGAGCCAAAACACGGTTCAATTGCATACCCCGTGCATGTTAACCCTAGTACCAGTATGTCTCAGCCAGCAATGAATGCAATTTCACGAGGATTTCCAAGTGCCTTATCTGAAAACTGGCAGATGGAACAGCAGACAACTGAATCTCAAGTGCATAATAGTGATGGTGACAACCATTTCCAAGAGTTCCAGCTGCTCAAGGCTCCCTATTATAGTGGCTTTTATTCCAATCAATGA